Proteins from a genomic interval of Bacillota bacterium:
- a CDS encoding UPF0182 family protein: MPAGRRLALSIIVFILVLLILSTSGIVRFYTDLLWFQEVGYPSAFWVSIISRGLLGLGFGLASFLFLYLNLRLARGALRHIDIGPKAFELPDFLTARRVSLAFLIFSLLIGFLQGLGASQYWLPAQEFLKGASFGVRDPIFGLDIGFYMFRLSFLRYLYEVASFLIVLAAIVCGAIYLVTGGVSIRGLRVNLTGQARYHLLGLVGLGFLVKAWGYRLSMYNLLYSPRGAVFGAGYTDIHALLPGLKILMGVALACGVAILAGAFLPRLVKLAFTGIAALIIASFVFGSVYPSLVQRFSVEPNELVRERPYIQRNVKFTRIAYGLDKIEERSFHPRDNLAYEDLARHRDTLNNIRLWDWRPLKQTYGQLQEIRLYYEFGEVDLDRYMTGEGYRQVALSPRELSLNQMPQMARTWINEHLKYTHGYGLVMSPVNKITEEGLPEFLIKDIPPRSTGMPSITRPEIYFGERTNQYVIVGTKSGEFDYPVADQNAYAKYSGRAGIGLSSLPRRILFALRFGTSKILFSSEITSETKILFYRNIRDRVQRIAPFLRYDADPYMVVADGRLFWIWDAYTTSSMFPYSQPLTDGINYIRNSVKVVVDAYNGDVSFYLVDEAEAVAATYKRIYPGLFKPFGAMPDSLKSHIRYPEDLFRIQANVLNAYHMEDPDVFYNKEDAWSIAREVYAGQEQEVAPYYVIMRPPGEKKLQFILMLPFTPVGKNNMISWLFAKCDPPDYGRLVLYKFPKEHLVYGPAQIEARIDQDPNISQLLTLWSQKGSRVIRGNLLVIPIENSIIYVEPLYLLAEQSELPELKRVTVAYGSRLAMDTTFERALARAFGRPIGVPGSLEAGAGRVVEVPSRPGAPGENGAVAGQSVRDLVMSALRQYGEMQDRVRRGDWAGYGAALKNLEETLKTLERATK; the protein is encoded by the coding sequence TTGCCGGCAGGACGCAGGCTCGCGCTTAGCATCATCGTTTTTATACTTGTGCTGCTCATACTATCGACTAGCGGTATAGTAAGATTCTATACGGATTTGCTCTGGTTCCAGGAGGTTGGCTACCCCTCAGCCTTCTGGGTGAGCATCATATCCCGGGGTTTGCTCGGCCTTGGCTTTGGGTTGGCGTCGTTTCTCTTCCTTTATCTGAATCTCAGGCTGGCCAGGGGGGCTCTGCGCCATATCGATATCGGGCCAAAGGCGTTTGAGTTGCCGGATTTCCTGACAGCCAGGAGGGTCTCATTGGCATTCCTCATCTTCAGCCTGTTGATAGGGTTTCTCCAGGGGCTGGGCGCCTCGCAGTACTGGCTCCCGGCTCAGGAATTCCTCAAAGGAGCCAGCTTCGGTGTCAGGGATCCCATATTCGGCCTGGATATCGGATTCTATATGTTCCGTTTATCGTTTCTTCGTTACCTCTATGAGGTAGCCTCGTTCCTTATTGTGCTGGCGGCGATAGTGTGTGGTGCCATCTATCTTGTCACCGGGGGGGTCTCGATCAGGGGCCTGCGGGTGAACCTCACGGGACAAGCGAGGTATCACCTGCTCGGCCTTGTTGGACTGGGATTCCTGGTGAAGGCGTGGGGTTACCGGTTGAGCATGTACAACTTATTATACTCGCCCAGGGGTGCGGTCTTTGGAGCGGGCTACACGGATATCCACGCCCTCCTCCCGGGGCTCAAGATACTCATGGGCGTCGCTCTGGCCTGCGGCGTGGCAATTCTGGCCGGGGCCTTTCTGCCTCGCCTAGTGAAACTCGCCTTTACAGGGATCGCGGCGCTTATCATCGCATCATTCGTCTTCGGGAGCGTTTACCCCTCGCTGGTCCAGAGGTTCTCGGTCGAGCCAAATGAGCTCGTGAGGGAGCGTCCCTATATCCAGAGGAATGTGAAATTCACTCGCATCGCCTACGGGCTTGATAAGATAGAAGAGAGGAGCTTTCACCCCAGGGACAACCTGGCTTATGAGGACCTGGCACGCCACAGGGACACCCTGAACAACATACGGCTCTGGGACTGGCGTCCCTTGAAGCAGACATATGGCCAGCTTCAGGAGATTCGCCTTTACTACGAGTTCGGCGAGGTCGATCTCGACCGCTATATGACCGGTGAAGGCTACCGCCAGGTTGCGCTCTCCCCACGCGAGCTGAGCCTGAACCAGATGCCTCAGATGGCGAGGACCTGGATCAATGAGCACCTCAAATATACCCATGGTTATGGCCTCGTTATGAGCCCTGTTAACAAGATTACAGAGGAAGGACTGCCGGAGTTCCTCATAAAGGATATACCGCCGAGATCAACCGGCATGCCTTCGATAACCCGGCCCGAAATATACTTCGGCGAGCGAACCAATCAGTATGTAATAGTCGGGACGAAGAGCGGCGAGTTTGATTATCCCGTCGCTGATCAGAATGCGTATGCCAAATACTCGGGCAGGGCGGGCATTGGGCTCTCATCCCTCCCAAGAAGGATACTATTTGCGCTGCGGTTCGGGACGTCGAAGATACTCTTCTCGTCGGAGATAACCAGCGAAACCAAGATTCTCTTTTACAGGAATATAAGGGATAGGGTGCAGCGGATCGCCCCGTTCCTGCGCTATGACGCCGATCCTTATATGGTCGTTGCTGATGGTCGCCTGTTTTGGATATGGGACGCCTATACCACAAGCAGCATGTTCCCGTACTCCCAGCCTCTCACCGATGGGATCAATTACATCCGCAATTCTGTCAAGGTCGTGGTTGACGCATATAACGGCGATGTATCATTTTATCTCGTGGATGAAGCTGAGGCTGTTGCCGCAACCTATAAACGGATATATCCCGGGCTTTTCAAGCCTTTTGGGGCCATGCCGGATAGTCTGAAAAGCCATATCCGCTATCCCGAGGACCTCTTTCGCATCCAGGCTAATGTGTTGAATGCGTATCACATGGAGGATCCCGATGTCTTCTACAATAAGGAGGATGCCTGGTCAATAGCGCGCGAGGTTTACGCCGGGCAGGAACAGGAGGTCGCACCCTACTATGTGATCATGCGGCCGCCCGGCGAAAAGAAGCTCCAATTCATCCTGATGCTCCCGTTCACCCCTGTAGGGAAGAATAACATGATAAGCTGGCTCTTTGCGAAGTGTGATCCCCCGGATTACGGGAGGTTGGTGCTTTATAAGTTCCCCAAGGAGCACCTTGTTTACGGGCCTGCGCAGATTGAAGCCAGGATTGACCAGGACCCCAATATATCGCAGTTGTTGACGCTGTGGAGCCAGAAAGGGTCAAGGGTCATAAGGGGAAACCTCCTGGTTATCCCCATTGAGAATTCTATAATCTACGTTGAGCCCCTCTATCTGCTGGCCGAACAAAGCGAGCTCCCCGAGCTGAAACGGGTGACGGTTGCATACGGGTCGAGGCTCGCCATGGATACTACCTTCGAGCGCGCCCTTGCGAGGGCTTTCGGGAGGCCAATCGGGGTTCCGGGTTCGCTTGAAGCGGGGGCCGGGCGGGTGGTAGAGGTCCCGTCTCGCCCTGGTGCTCCGGGCGAGAATGGTGCGGTTGCGGGGCAATCCGTGCGCGACCTGGTGATGTCGGCTCTTCGTCAGTACGGGGAGATGCAGGATAGGGTCAGGAGGGGGGACTGGGCCGGGTATGGGGCCGCCCTCAAGAACCTCGAGGAGACACTGAAGACCCTGGAGCGCGCGACGAAGTAG
- a CDS encoding MMPL family transporter, with translation MRRLTKLVLRYPQATLIILTALTIAFASFLPHLSMKTDTKSFIPKDDPVITELEEATDEFGSLDMMMVVLRGDIFTPGTLAKIQRLSDAIRDLHGVEEVTSPLDVSLIRGSDLGIEISPAAPDLPQTQKEISDFRDNLLSTKQGRSMVTPNGQAAAIMITLEPGVIGSRRAESLAGEIENLANKERGPEEIYTVGEGYMGYYANKSMSRDLNTLFPLAVFLVLLTLYLSFWRLSHVGIILLTVIMSIIWTVGLMAATGYHLTIISVIMPVILVAMCSAVGIHIISRFEDCRRADPSLTPTQAAYQIMTSLNSPILMTALTTAAGFASLVTSFVVPVREFGVFSALGIMFGMVISITCIPAYLVIRRPRPSTAPGISGEVSWGQARSNAAIQGKTQEEIHEGISTGGNSVNVNGKHSPLMAFLSWSAHLATTRPRVIVIAAAACLAVFAAGIPRIAIETNILQYFREDSPVVRGTKIVEKDFGGTSRLSVIVDAGKPDGVKDPQALRGLVEFEKKMNGIDKLSDATSVADLVMQINQAFHGDRSEYYTIPDNREAIAQELLLFTMQGGSGLDSMVSYDFQKALVSARVANVSTSVLSTIIDRLTALAQGEFTRDEFKGSNIKTVVVGIPKVAVRLMQRFISSQLQSLFWSMLAVWVIVSLIMASAIRGALCLIPLVLTVIINFGFMGYVGAALDVTTMMISGICIGIGIDYAIHLISRYWEELMAGRAKHAALVTAVTSTGRGIFYNAVTLAIGFGILVFSSFRATAIFGSLLAGTMLISSMGALIVLPAVLQLISEDYFVRSRKPGSSFAKGLFARVRATPILSGRR, from the coding sequence ATGCGACGACTCACAAAGCTGGTATTGAGATACCCACAGGCCACTCTGATAATCCTGACGGCCCTGACAATAGCATTCGCTTCATTTCTACCACACCTTAGCATGAAAACAGATACCAAATCTTTCATACCTAAAGATGACCCCGTGATCACCGAGCTGGAAGAGGCTACAGATGAATTCGGCTCCCTGGATATGATGATGGTGGTGCTTCGCGGCGATATCTTCACGCCCGGCACCCTAGCCAAGATCCAGCGCTTGTCCGACGCAATACGCGATCTCCACGGGGTCGAGGAGGTTACGAGCCCTCTGGATGTCAGCTTGATACGGGGCTCGGATCTCGGCATCGAGATCTCCCCCGCAGCCCCGGACCTGCCGCAAACCCAGAAGGAGATTAGCGACTTCCGGGATAATTTGCTCAGCACAAAACAGGGTAGATCGATGGTCACCCCAAACGGACAGGCCGCAGCGATCATGATCACCCTTGAACCCGGGGTGATAGGCTCACGCCGCGCTGAATCACTTGCCGGCGAGATCGAGAACCTCGCCAACAAAGAGAGGGGCCCTGAGGAGATATACACCGTTGGCGAGGGTTATATGGGCTATTATGCGAACAAGAGCATGAGCCGCGACCTCAACACCCTCTTCCCCCTGGCGGTGTTTCTGGTGCTCCTTACGCTCTACTTGAGTTTCTGGAGGCTTTCCCACGTTGGCATCATCCTCCTCACAGTCATAATGAGCATCATCTGGACCGTCGGGCTCATGGCGGCCACAGGCTACCACCTGACCATCATCTCCGTGATCATGCCCGTCATACTCGTGGCAATGTGCAGCGCCGTAGGCATCCACATAATCAGCCGCTTCGAGGATTGCCGGAGGGCTGATCCGTCCCTCACGCCCACCCAGGCAGCTTACCAGATCATGACGTCGCTGAATAGCCCCATCTTGATGACGGCGCTCACCACGGCGGCTGGGTTCGCCTCCCTGGTGACGTCCTTCGTGGTTCCCGTGCGTGAGTTCGGCGTATTCTCGGCCCTTGGTATAATGTTCGGCATGGTCATATCCATCACCTGCATACCCGCATACTTGGTGATCCGGAGGCCCCGGCCTTCCACTGCGCCAGGCATCTCAGGAGAAGTATCCTGGGGGCAGGCCCGGTCAAATGCCGCAATTCAGGGGAAAACCCAAGAAGAAATCCATGAAGGAATCTCCACCGGCGGTAACTCCGTCAATGTCAATGGCAAGCACTCACCTCTGATGGCATTCCTGAGCTGGTCAGCGCACCTGGCGACTACGCGGCCCCGGGTGATAGTTATTGCTGCCGCAGCGTGCCTTGCAGTATTCGCGGCCGGGATACCACGCATCGCCATCGAGACAAACATCCTCCAGTACTTCCGCGAAGATAGCCCCGTGGTTCGAGGGACCAAGATCGTAGAAAAGGATTTCGGAGGGACCTCGAGGCTATCGGTGATCGTGGATGCTGGCAAGCCCGACGGCGTTAAGGACCCGCAGGCCCTACGGGGGCTGGTCGAGTTCGAGAAGAAGATGAATGGTATCGACAAGTTGAGCGACGCAACGTCCGTGGCTGATCTCGTGATGCAGATCAACCAGGCGTTCCATGGTGACAGGAGCGAGTACTATACCATACCCGACAACAGGGAGGCGATCGCCCAGGAGCTGCTCCTCTTCACGATGCAGGGCGGATCGGGCCTGGATTCCATGGTAAGCTATGATTTCCAGAAGGCCCTGGTCAGCGCCCGGGTAGCCAACGTTTCGACATCTGTCCTATCCACGATAATCGACCGGCTGACAGCGCTTGCACAGGGTGAATTTACACGGGATGAATTCAAAGGGAGCAATATCAAGACAGTCGTGGTAGGCATACCCAAGGTAGCCGTCCGGCTGATGCAAAGGTTCATCTCCAGCCAGCTCCAGAGCCTCTTCTGGTCGATGTTGGCCGTGTGGGTTATCGTCTCGCTCATAATGGCCTCGGCGATCCGGGGCGCCCTGTGCCTCATACCACTGGTTTTGACCGTCATAATCAACTTCGGGTTTATGGGTTACGTGGGTGCCGCCCTTGATGTAACGACAATGATGATCTCGGGCATCTGCATAGGGATAGGTATCGACTACGCCATCCACCTCATCAGCCGCTACTGGGAGGAACTTATGGCCGGTAGAGCGAAACATGCGGCCCTGGTCACAGCGGTTACCTCAACGGGGCGCGGCATCTTTTACAATGCTGTGACGCTTGCGATTGGCTTTGGCATCCTCGTCTTCTCGTCGTTCCGGGCGACCGCCATATTCGGAAGCCTGCTCGCAGGCACGATGCTGATAAGCTCGATGGGGGCCCTTATCGTCCTGCCAGCAGTGCTCCAGCTGATAAGCGAGGATTACTTTGTCAGGAGCAGGAAACCAGGGAGTAGCTTCGCGAAAGGGCTTTTTGCCCGCGTGCGCGCAACACCGATCCTAAGTGGGCGCAGGTGA
- a CDS encoding DUF2330 domain-containing protein produces the protein MNMPGGEKTHGTDVLSKTIRMAGIIAIALLGALLFSEGSRADMGRILTIEAKVEESAQKAIILHNLDEEVLILGTDLKADKKTTILRFIPFPSEPQVSLHEGDPFREVAALIKKHKLVFITTSKSGTPSAEPVEIRLNARLGAHNITVIKINAIQAFRQWVQAYLANMGLSQAQDYANVEDIASDYVGRDIRYFVFDVVEVTPETRFVEPIVYRFKSKDLFYPLKTSNTFGGEGEIDLVIIGPGTLCDPYFGEPLYVQGKEQSASCSCISALGKMWHVPRASTSEEISKSEVEGIYSAAQEFFRGNRAIFIQLIRYYGPYEFDDDIRIDISRAPQRAFQVSSVEDEDSSLEDLLRELR, from the coding sequence ATGAATATGCCGGGTGGTGAAAAAACGCACGGCACGGACGTTTTGTCTAAGACGATAAGAATGGCAGGCATTATCGCCATCGCTCTTTTGGGCGCCTTGTTGTTCTCAGAGGGCTCTCGTGCGGATATGGGAAGGATACTCACAATAGAGGCGAAGGTTGAAGAAAGTGCCCAGAAAGCCATTATTCTGCACAACCTGGATGAAGAGGTTCTGATTCTGGGAACAGACCTTAAGGCGGACAAGAAGACAACAATCCTCAGGTTCATACCGTTTCCATCAGAGCCCCAGGTAAGTCTCCATGAAGGAGATCCATTTAGAGAGGTCGCTGCATTGATCAAGAAACACAAACTGGTTTTTATCACTACGTCAAAGAGCGGAACACCATCGGCCGAACCAGTTGAAATTCGATTGAACGCACGGCTTGGAGCCCACAATATTACTGTTATAAAGATTAATGCGATTCAGGCATTCCGGCAATGGGTTCAAGCATATCTTGCGAATATGGGCTTGTCTCAAGCGCAAGATTACGCTAATGTGGAAGATATCGCGTCAGACTATGTAGGAAGGGATATAAGATATTTCGTCTTTGATGTCGTGGAAGTCACGCCAGAGACACGTTTTGTGGAGCCTATTGTCTACAGGTTCAAGAGCAAAGACCTTTTCTATCCACTCAAGACATCCAATACATTTGGTGGAGAAGGTGAGATCGATCTGGTCATTATCGGACCCGGGACCTTATGTGACCCGTACTTTGGTGAACCTCTTTACGTTCAGGGAAAGGAACAGAGCGCGTCATGTTCTTGCATAAGCGCTCTGGGGAAGATGTGGCACGTGCCGCGGGCGAGCACATCGGAAGAAATCTCAAAGAGCGAGGTAGAAGGGATCTATAGCGCTGCTCAGGAGTTCTTTAGGGGGAATAGGGCGATATTCATCCAGCTTATTCGCTACTACGGGCCATACGAATTTGATGACGACATCCGAATTGACATCTCTCGGGCGCCGCAACGGGCCTTTCAAGTGTCGAGCGTTGAGGACGAAGATAGTTCTCTTGAAGACCTACTAAGAGAACTCAGATAA
- a CDS encoding serpin family protein: MKRRSVAFGVTLLLVCALAAVFSGFGIRVSAIDKADIDSIVAENNSFAFDLYRQLAKDKGNLFFSPYSISSALAMTYAGARGETAKQMADVMHFSLAPEKLHPALSDLTGMFNAAGKSYQLSVANALWGQVGYKFLPGFLDITNKYYGAGFKEVDYVRAREQARQTINKWVETKTNNKIKDLIGIRDLTPLTRLVLTNAIYFKGKWELQFKPEATRPMPFYISAKEKADVPMMHQVAKFNYAENDQAQILEMPYTGGDLSMVVLLPKPGYELAKLEGMLRPEVIRSWLSQLSSEKVEVFLPRFKLEERFLLNEQLQGLGMIDAFDENAADFSGMTPGRDLHISKVIHKAFVEVNEEGTEAAAATAVIMDTKAMILDVPPVFRADRPFVFLIRDLRSGSILFMGRLADPGK; the protein is encoded by the coding sequence ATGAAAAGACGATCCGTAGCTTTTGGAGTCACCCTCTTGTTGGTATGCGCCCTAGCAGCGGTATTCTCTGGTTTTGGCATCAGAGTGTCCGCCATAGACAAAGCAGATATCGATTCCATTGTCGCAGAGAATAATTCCTTTGCCTTTGATCTCTACAGGCAACTCGCAAAAGATAAGGGCAACCTCTTCTTCTCACCATACAGCATCTCCTCCGCGCTGGCCATGACCTATGCGGGTGCGCGCGGGGAGACCGCCAAGCAGATGGCTGATGTGATGCATTTTAGCCTGGCACCGGAGAAACTCCATCCCGCTCTTTCGGATCTTACGGGGATGTTCAATGCTGCCGGAAAGAGTTACCAACTCTCCGTGGCCAACGCCTTATGGGGGCAGGTCGGCTATAAGTTTCTCCCGGGGTTTTTGGATATTACCAACAAGTATTATGGTGCGGGCTTCAAGGAAGTTGATTACGTGAGGGCACGTGAGCAGGCGAGGCAGACGATCAATAAGTGGGTGGAAACAAAGACAAATAACAAGATAAAGGACCTGATCGGCATCAGGGATCTCACCCCCCTTACCCGCCTTGTCCTGACCAATGCCATCTATTTCAAGGGGAAATGGGAGCTTCAGTTTAAGCCCGAGGCCACAAGGCCCATGCCGTTCTATATCTCAGCGAAAGAGAAAGCGGACGTTCCCATGATGCATCAGGTGGCGAAATTCAATTATGCGGAGAACGACCAGGCTCAGATTTTGGAGATGCCTTACACGGGCGGCGACCTGTCGATGGTCGTTTTGCTTCCCAAGCCTGGGTACGAGCTGGCAAAGCTCGAAGGCATGCTGCGTCCCGAGGTTATCCGGTCCTGGCTCTCCCAGCTTTCCAGTGAGAAAGTTGAGGTTTTTCTACCGCGGTTCAAGTTGGAAGAGAGATTTCTGTTAAATGAGCAGCTACAGGGTCTAGGGATGATAGATGCATTCGACGAAAATGCGGCCGACTTTTCCGGCATGACTCCTGGTCGCGATTTACACATAAGCAAGGTAATTCATAAGGCATTCGTCGAAGTCAATGAAGAAGGCACCGAGGCAGCTGCCGCCACAGCAGTTATAATGGACACCAAAGCAATGATCCTAGATGTACCGCCTGTTTTCCGCGCAGATCGCCCATTCGTTTTCCTGATTCGCGATCTCCGTTCAGGAAGCATCTTGTTCATGGGCAGGCTGGCTGATCCCGGGAAGTAG
- a CDS encoding alpha/beta-type small acid-soluble spore protein: MPRNRRKLLPEHILDAFKYEIASDLGIIDKVEITGWGGVTSRECGEVGGPIGGNMVKVMIRKAEEALMKDL; the protein is encoded by the coding sequence ATGCCCCGCAACAGGCGCAAATTGCTGCCAGAGCATATTCTCGATGCCTTTAAGTACGAGATCGCGAGCGATCTCGGCATCATCGACAAGGTGGAGATCACAGGATGGGGTGGCGTAACTTCACGCGAATGCGGAGAAGTCGGCGGCCCCATCGGCGGGAATATGGTCAAGGTCATGATCCGGAAAGCCGAGGAGGCCTTGATGAAAGACTTGTAA
- a CDS encoding outer membrane lipoprotein-sorting protein: MTSAHIQSRALKAKILTLLRRTTHATRYTARASLVTLLIILAVLIPDRGLDLNLSSSSSPGLPVLQGHGLSLEPSVASASANADTGGLTADQILDRMKGNASLTGTGTATIELITENKRGQQRSNKLRVFRKEDPDGTEKQLLEYLSPADVAGTKFLSIKKEAQDSQMWLFLPALGRERRIAGAASKDKFMGTDFTYEEIGNTSSYRDDYKAVRLPDETLDSRKAYVLKLTPKQKSDYSLVKIWVWQDEFIPLRIEFYNLDNKLKKLLTNTDLSKNTKGEWQPNTITMSDVLGGTKTIIKLLETKEGNISDDYFAMRYLRR; encoded by the coding sequence ATGACATCAGCACACATCCAATCGAGAGCTTTAAAGGCAAAAATCTTAACGCTCTTGAGGCGCACAACGCATGCAACCAGATACACAGCACGTGCAAGCCTGGTCACCCTGTTGATCATCCTGGCAGTTCTTATCCCGGACCGGGGCCTTGATCTGAACCTGAGCTCGAGCTCGAGCCCGGGTCTCCCGGTGCTGCAAGGTCATGGCTTGAGCCTCGAGCCCAGCGTCGCCAGCGCAAGCGCGAACGCGGATACGGGCGGGCTCACGGCCGATCAAATACTTGATAGGATGAAGGGTAATGCAAGCCTCACAGGCACGGGAACCGCCACGATCGAGCTGATCACGGAGAATAAACGAGGCCAGCAAAGAAGCAATAAGCTGAGGGTTTTCCGAAAGGAGGACCCTGACGGCACCGAAAAGCAATTGCTCGAATACCTCTCGCCAGCGGATGTGGCGGGGACCAAGTTCCTGAGCATCAAGAAGGAGGCCCAGGATAGCCAGATGTGGCTCTTCCTGCCGGCCCTTGGGCGCGAGAGGCGCATTGCCGGTGCAGCATCCAAGGATAAATTCATGGGAACGGACTTCACATACGAAGAGATCGGCAATACATCCTCCTACCGGGATGATTATAAGGCGGTGCGTCTGCCGGATGAGACCCTCGATTCCAGGAAGGCTTATGTCCTCAAGCTTACGCCCAAGCAAAAATCGGACTATAGCTTGGTAAAGATATGGGTATGGCAGGATGAATTCATACCCCTGAGGATCGAATTCTACAACCTCGATAACAAGCTTAAGAAACTCTTAACAAACACCGACCTCAGCAAGAACACCAAGGGCGAGTGGCAACCCAATACGATCACCATGTCGGACGTGCTCGGCGGGACGAAGACCATAATCAAGCTCCTCGAGACAAAGGAAGGCAATATCTCCGATGATTATTTTGCAATGAGATATCTGCGCCGCTGA
- a CDS encoding UbiD family decarboxylase, with protein sequence MSSSNIQNAQSLRERLEKAAQIDDPLKRRLYTLGVITRALSRYKVVPILVGGSAVEFYTLGGYSTLDIDVVVSGREEFDAILRTLGFSKGKGERHWYNEALDIAIEAPDSKLAGSKEKITTIQIDDLSVYIIGIEDLILDRLRAFVFWKSSSDGEWAGRMIGVHASWIDWNYLHEQASREGLDRALNEIKREALGAPPPPYSEAGEDED encoded by the coding sequence ATGTCTTCAAGTAATATCCAAAATGCCCAATCTCTTCGTGAGCGGCTTGAGAAGGCCGCCCAGATCGATGACCCGCTCAAACGTCGGCTCTACACCCTCGGGGTGATAACTCGAGCGCTCTCCCGGTATAAGGTCGTCCCGATCCTAGTTGGGGGGAGCGCGGTCGAGTTTTATACCCTTGGCGGCTATTCAACCCTTGACATAGATGTGGTTGTATCTGGCCGGGAAGAGTTCGATGCTATCTTGCGAACCCTCGGCTTTTCCAAAGGAAAAGGAGAGAGGCACTGGTATAATGAGGCCCTGGATATAGCCATTGAGGCCCCTGATAGTAAACTCGCTGGCTCCAAGGAGAAGATTACAACGATTCAGATCGATGATCTGAGTGTATACATCATAGGTATAGAGGATCTCATCCTTGATAGGCTGCGCGCCTTTGTGTTCTGGAAATCCTCCTCGGATGGGGAGTGGGCGGGCCGGATGATCGGAGTCCATGCCTCGTGGATCGACTGGAATTACCTCCACGAGCAGGCTAGCCGTGAGGGGCTCGACCGGGCTCTCAATGAAATCAAACGAGAAGCCCTAGGTGCCCCTCCACCACCATACTCTGAGGCTGGAGAAGATGAAGACTAG
- a CDS encoding WD40 repeat domain-containing protein — protein MNPPPILIPLKNVDIIKDKTLVGHSGAVEELAFSPDGKILASGSTDSTIILWDVATGNKIRTLSAKTRFSSFAPQSAFSPDGKILASVMGREALILWDIATGNKNTLYESTATFDVAFSPDGKAIANGSNDKGISLWDVQTGKKIKTLKGHLGALYSVRFSPNGNTLAAASEDRSIVFWDVKTGNKVKTFKGHSAGLYSIAFSPDGKTLASAGVDKSIILWDVTTGNRIKTIEGLPRTVYDLAFSPDGKMLAAAVGSTFILLDLETGEGSGKSYEAYCVSVAFSPDSRILATGSEAYEKTPQGYLFHPEKAIFLWDVSSWEIKRKFRKDEFETTMEYEARVSQVEVPYSIPITLRKEQYNADRGGFEIGFKGNKLFIPVEKGRAKELVSRKMGEIKLVGKLKYYNTENLMLIEGGIVDSVTQERYAVYKIKE, from the coding sequence ATGAACCCCCCTCCAATACTTATACCATTAAAGAATGTTGATATCATTAAAGACAAAACCCTTGTAGGTCACTCCGGAGCTGTAGAGGAACTTGCCTTCAGTCCTGATGGAAAGATCCTGGCCTCGGGAAGCACAGATAGCACAATTATTCTCTGGGACGTGGCAACAGGAAATAAAATAAGGACCCTTAGCGCCAAGACGAGATTTAGTAGTTTCGCTCCGCAGTCCGCCTTCAGTCCCGATGGGAAAATTCTGGCTTCGGTAATGGGCAGAGAGGCCCTTATACTCTGGGATATAGCCACGGGCAATAAAAATACTTTATATGAATCCACCGCCACCTTCGATGTTGCTTTCAGCCCTGATGGAAAGGCTATTGCCAATGGGAGCAATGATAAAGGCATTTCTCTCTGGGATGTCCAGACAGGGAAAAAGATAAAGACCCTCAAGGGTCATCTTGGCGCTCTCTATTCTGTCAGATTCAGTCCTAATGGGAACACACTGGCAGCGGCAAGCGAAGATAGAAGCATCGTCTTTTGGGACGTAAAAACAGGAAACAAGGTAAAGACCTTTAAGGGTCATTCAGCTGGTCTCTACTCCATCGCTTTCAGTCCCGATGGAAAGACCCTTGCTTCAGCAGGCGTGGATAAAAGCATCATTCTTTGGGATGTGACCACCGGAAATCGAATCAAAACAATTGAAGGGTTACCCAGAACTGTTTATGACTTGGCCTTCAGTCCTGACGGAAAAATGCTGGCAGCAGCAGTCGGTTCTACTTTCATACTTCTGGATTTAGAAACAGGTGAAGGCTCTGGAAAATCATATGAGGCATATTGTGTCTCAGTTGCCTTCAGTCCAGATAGCAGAATCCTCGCCACTGGGAGTGAAGCTTACGAGAAGACACCACAGGGCTATCTTTTCCATCCCGAAAAGGCCATCTTTCTCTGGGATGTGAGTTCTTGGGAAATTAAAAGAAAGTTCAGGAAAGATGAATTCGAAACTACAATGGAGTATGAGGCAAGAGTAAGCCAGGTTGAGGTTCCCTATTCAATACCCATTACCTTACGAAAAGAGCAATATAATGCTGACCGGGGTGGCTTTGAGATCGGGTTTAAGGGTAACAAGCTGTTTATTCCGGTTGAAAAAGGAAGGGCAAAGGAGCTTGTGAGCAGAAAAATGGGTGAGATTAAACTTGTTGGAAAGCTCAAATACTATAACACTGAAAACCTTATGCTTATAGAAGGTGGTATCGTAGATTCTGTTACTCAGGAAAGATACGCAGTCTACAAGATAAAAGAATAA
- a CDS encoding small, acid-soluble spore protein, alpha/beta type: protein MADELGLLKRMENREENPLSFKEYGRIGGQMVRRMIREAKSKLAR from the coding sequence GTGGCAGACGAGCTCGGCCTCCTCAAGAGAATGGAAAACCGGGAGGAAAACCCTCTATCCTTTAAGGAATATGGAAGAATAGGAGGTCAGATGGTGAGACGAATGATACGGGAGGCCAAGAGCAAACTGGCCAGATAG